TGTGGGTGTGATGTTGTGGCTAGTGAAGACCCTCTTGGTGAAGGTACTGGCATCTTCTTTCCATGTCAGTACTTATTTTGATAGAATCCAGGAGTCattgttcaatcaatatgtaATCGAGACTCTTTCCGGTCCACCTTTGGTTGAGATTCGAAGGGCTGAGGAAGAGGAAGAGAGACTTGCAAACGAAGTTGCAAACCTACAGAAAGCTGGTGCTAAAATTCCTCCTGGCCTCAAGACATCAACCCTTTCATCACCTCAATATAAGAGGCCAATAGGGAGTGGACCGATTCAGAAAAGTCCTCGAGCAAAAAGCCCTATGATATCACGAGTGCTTTCTGTTGAGAAGGGAGAGAAGGATGATAAGGGGATAACTATTGAGCACTTGCACAAATTGAATCCTAAAAATGTCTCTGCTTGGAatatgaaaaggttgatgaaTATCATCCGCCATGGAGCTCTTTCCACTTTAGATGAGCAGATACAAGATTCAACTCAAGAAGATGAGTCTGCAACACAGATTAGAAGTGAATATGAGGCTAAAGTTGCGGCAAGGAAAATCTTCCAGAATGTTGCCAAGCCAGGTTCCAAGTATGCCATCAGTCCTATTGCTATGCAATATGTTATATGTGTATTTGTGCATTTAAATTCTTTGTCAatgttaaatttcatttttctttatcggctggttgattgtttttgttttgaagcttttgttttcttattgctAATAATTGTTCTCAGGTACATATACTTGGAGGACATTGAACGGTTTCTCCCAGAAGATGAGGCTTTGAAGACTATGAGTCTCTTTGAAGGAGCATCTGAAAGCAGGAGAATTAGCAAGAAAGCCCTCAAGAATTGGGTGGTAAGCATTGGCAACCCATGCATTGCTGCATAATTTACTTCTAGTATATTCTCTTTTGCATATATAGTCCGTTGACAGCATATTCtcaatgttatattttaaacaacACGGAAGACGTCTGATTAGGTCCAAACCTTATTGAAGTTCATTGctctttaaatatttaaccAATATTAGGTTATTGTCACATATTTATCCTTGTAGTAACGAAACATGTGAAGAAACTTAGTGTACTAAATTTAAGAAGATAATAAGATGTGTGGTCAATTATCTCACATGGTATCTGGGTTGAGCTTCTATTGAGTGAATGTTCGTATCGGATTGCTGTTTAAAAAGTAGTGCAATCTTCTATGGATTTAACTAATTCTTTTTGTGGAACCAGAACTTGCTGTGCTGGATTTATTGCATTTAAATCCCAGGAAAAAAAACCTTATAGTTTTAAAATCCtttgttagtattttttttattacaggCTAAAGCAAGGCACCCATcccccttttttctttctaactACATCACTAAAATAGAAGTTGCGTTTACAAGTTTAACACTTGCTATTGTGTGTTGTACTTCAATCTCTTAGGTCAATGCTTTTAGAGAACGAAGGGCACTTGCCTTTACACTGAATGATACCAAAACAGCTGTGAACAGACTTCATCGGATGGTGGACATTTTGGTTGGCATCATCATAGTGGTTATTTGGCTTCTCATACTTGAAATTGCCTCCAGCAAAGTTCTTGTTTTTATTAGCTCTCAACTGCTTCTAGTTGCATTCGTATTTGGGAACACCTGCAAGACTGTATTTGAAGCTATTATATTCTTATTTGTTATGCACCCATTCGATGTGGGTGACAGGTGTGAAATTGATGGAGTTCAGGTACCTCTATAAGCACAGGGTTTGgccttttcttttcatctttaaGATAATGTAGACCCTGTTTGTAAATTCCTTTTTAAATCATTGGATTCAATGAATTTCAGATGGTAGTGGAGGAAATGAACATCTTGACTACTGTTTTCCTAAGATATGACAACCAGAAGGTCATAATCCCGAACAGTGTCCTGGCTACCAAGGCCATCCATAACTACCACCGTAGCCCAGATATGGGTGATGCCGTTGAATTTTGCATCCATGTGAAAACTCCtgcagaaaagattggtctaaTGAAGCAGAGAATAATGAGGTGAGTTGAAAATGATACAACTGTCCTTCCCTGCTTTGCCTTCATTTACAAGAGTTTTTGTTGTTGATTTATGGCAATATATAGTTTTCTGGTCATGACAATACTTGGAACATGTCTGATTGACTTGATCACTTCTTGCTGCAGTTACATCGAGCACAAGAGTGACCACTGGTACCCTGATCCAATGATTATTTTCAAGGAACTTGAAGAGTTAAACAGAGTGAGGATAGCAATATGGCTCACACACCGAATGAATCATCAAGACATGGGAGAGAGGTTCACAAGAAGAGCCCTCTTGATCGAAGAGATGGTTAAGATTTTCAACGACTTGGATATCGAATACCGGTTATATCCAATTAACATCAATGTGTGTAGCGTGCCTCCCACGGCATCTGATCGGCTTCCTCCTAAGTGGACCGGACCAGCCAGCTGAACAAAATAACAAGCTAGCTGTAAACCATGTCATCAATGTCACAGCTGTGAGTAGATTTTACTACTTGTGACATTGTTTCCTTGATAATTAGCTTAGATGTTTAGCTAATAAATTCATCGTATAATTTGTCTTTTTGGTAGATTGAACAAGTCTGCTGAGCTGGATGAAACTTGAGCCATGTTTTTCCAAGTCTTCGTTTTTCTTCACTTCgtataatttttagttaaatccttgatttaaaaatgatttaaatttttataaaaaataattaaaatcttatttttctatataagtTAATGTTGTTACAATAAAgacttaaaatattatatattaaagtttgatGTAATCAATgcttgatattttattttcaatttactccTCCATATAAACatctttaaaaacatattttattttttcttaatttttggaAACTTGTTAATATTACAATTTACATGTGGACTTGCTAATATTACCATGTACTATATACATAtgttacatacatacatacatatatatatatcacatttcattaaaatagttttgatttgatatatgtatatataaaatagttttcactataatttattttaatttagttaatgtaATCGAAAATAGACTTTTAAACctaagtttcaaattttttcacgtaaaattaacatatttaaatattaaaacatgttttctcCATAAAAACATTGTTTAGTAAATGTAATATAATGTAGGAATCATTGACTAATTAGTAATCAGTGCAATAATTAggttaatgaaaatatatggAGGAAGCAAAATCTTAGTAAAAAGAAATTCAGTCATTCTGTATATCAtccaattaaatgtgaaatttgttaaaaaaagtaAGTATGCTATATTTGTCTTCTTATTTTGCTGATTCCATAAAACCAAACCACTGAAGTTCACACTACAACAATTCATCCCATGGAGTACCATATCATAGACACAAACAGTGATGATCTCCAAAGATTGATTGCCACCTGCTTTCTTTATAAAACCCCACGAGCAGTACAGACAACATTGAGTCATTCACCCTCGAATTAATTGCCGAAATTGATGGTCATCTAATTCCAAAATCATTAGGTTGACTCATTCTATACTGTAATTGGAATGtgattgtaaattttgaaattaaggaacacaatttttagtgatattTGTTAAGgattaatacaaattatattgtTGTTAACATACACATACTTTatcctatttattttaaataaaagttatatattaaatttaaaataaattttaaatatttaatatgtatttaattaGAATACAAATTATCAACAATTATGTGTTTGATGCAATGGTAATgcatattgtatttttaatggGGCACAAGTTTGAACCTTTAAGACACATATATGTctttctgtttgttttttattctttaataagTCTTTTCTATATTGTTTGCTCTTGAAGCATTTTTTTAGTCTTGCTTATGCATGTAATCTTGTTTCTTCTCTAATTTGGTAGATGCTCAATTCTTTAGCCCATTTTTGCTCACCGCTTTAGATCATTTGGGGTTGATTTTCTTATCGTTTTAAGTACTTACAGTCATTCCAGATATATCGTGCTTGAGATATGACAGAGCCAATTGTCAAcgtgttataatattttattgatgctGAGGTTAAAACCTTTGTGGTGTTGATGGAGTTTGTTCTTCACTACTTATGATGGATATTTGTAGTTTTTTTCTCCAAATTGTACCATCTCATTCATGAAATGAACGaatgaatttccattttaaaaaacatatcaaacacaATAAGTTTTTCTcactaattaaatttagaaaaagaaattatctttaaaaatttaaattgatttagcTTCTAATATAGTAATGAGGTAATCCTTGTGAAATGTGAATGGAGGATTTTCATGGATATCACAAGATTCAACAAAAAGTGCCCAGTATTTGTGCTCACAGCTGTACATCTATATACTTTTGATTTATCCAAACTCCGATTGGCTTAGGCTTAATTTAGGAAATCCCCAACCCCAGCTGGATACTCCTTTCACATGATCAACTTAAccattctttcaatttcagtccACAATATAAAGTATTTTACTTAATCATCAGCTTCCCGCAATCAGGGAAACAACATCAAATCTATGTTttgtattaatatatttgatttatacatctaaaatattttaagaccTAATAACCCCCAGTAACTATGATTCCAGATGTTGATATGGATATATCAAACCCTATTGCACAACTCTTAGATACTTTCTAAGAAAACACATTTTGATCATGAGTGAGAATTTAACTTAGTTTAAATGCTCAAGAAAGACAAAATCGACTTTCACTTTTTCCAAAGGGAAGATTGTAatgattcaaaattttgtacGTGGAAACGAAACTAGGCAAAATATCTCTTTAAACACATGAATCATGCATGCATGGATATAGGAACGTTCATGTCTCCGATATACATATGACGTGGCTCCTCAAACTTCAGAAGAAAACAGTCTTAACTGAAGGAGTTGTTGACATgcaccaaaatttaaaatgatttggtGGGTTTCTCATGTAAACTCTATCTACATCATATATTATTAGGAATTGTATAAAGATTCCAGTCAACAATACGTGTGAAAACGTAGAATCAACAAAACACCACTCCATTTTGGTTTTCGATCCATGCTGGCTGTTTACTTAATAGTTGCTTTCGTTTCCAGGTCCAACTTATTTTCAGTGAGAGTGTTTTCAAGCTTCAAAAGGATTTAAATATATCAGTAATAATCAGTTACTAGGAAATACTCTGTCATTTCAACTCATGCTGATTTTTACTactaatatttcttttaaaaatatattatgataaaaatgtacttttaaccctcaaaatttagtaaaatatcataaaaatatgcaatttaattatgTCCGAGAAAATTCCTCCTTTACCCCTGTTATTAATAGTCTATATGCTTGGCTTATTGACACTTTTAATGCCCAAATGTTCGGATGTCCTGTTCTTTTAGCAAGTTTTTTATTGTCTTTGAAAAGATAGGTTGAGACTGAAGATAGATAGAGCTTTGGGAACAATACTTGAAAGCTACTGTGTAAGATTTTTTGTTAGAAAGTTGATAGCCAGCTTGAGCTAGGTTGTAGGTCCTAATAATTGGGAGATGTTAGAGTTGAACTGAAATTTTCAGTCTTAAAAACTCCTCCGAGTTTTCCATTGAttctccattttttcttttctagaaTCTTGTAAAGAGTTCTGTTCTTTCTAGAATCTTGTAAAGAGTTCTGTTCTTCTCCCAGCAGCTGCTTTTGGGTATCCATGCCGGTTTTAAAATCAAAGTTGTGAGCTTCAAAAAGTCTGTCCATCCTAGCTAATTGGTATATTtccatttttccatttcttctttttctttttcctgtttCTTAGCTTTTTTCTACACGTTGGCATTCCAAGCCAAAgtataattttcaagttttgacTAATTTTTCACCTTGCTTTTGCAGCCATAAAAATGGCAAATGATCTTGGCTTAGCATTTTACATCACCATAGGCTCCATTGCCTTTATCATTTCAAAGATAATTCTGACAGTTCTCCTTTATAAGCgatggaaaagaaagaatatgATCTATGAGGATGGTTTCTCACGTATTTaactttctaattaaaatttgaatcttCTTATAATTTTACTTCTTCTGAAGAAACAACATCACGGGGTTTAAATATCAAATCCTTAATGCAGGTGGGAAAATGGTGATGTTCAGGTCTCCATTACTGCAGTCTCTAACATCTGATGTTTTCTTAAAGAAGACATTGAAATTGAGCAACAAAGACATAATTGGTGCTGGAGGATATGGTACGGTTTACAGGTTAACAATAAATGAAACCATGGCCTTCGCTGTGAAAAAGCTAAATAGAGGACCTCCAGATAGAGACACAGGATTTGAGAGAGAATTGGAAGCAATGGGGGATATCAAGCACCGCAACATAGTAAACCTTCTTGGATACTGCACCACCCCTTACTACAATCTTCTTCTATATGAGCTAATGCCTAATGGAAGCTTAGATGCTTTTCTTCATGGTATGCACCACATTGTTTCTTCAAGTTTTCAGCATTCATATCTAAATTAACTTTGCTCCAGCTATTTTCAAGGGTTATTGGATGATAGATTAAACTGTGATGTAGGAAAAGCAAGGGAAAGCAAGATTTTGGATTGGCCAACAAGATATAAAATAGCAGTAGGTGCTGCAAGAGGAGTGGCATACCTTCACCATGATTGTATCCCTCATATAATCCATAGAGATATCAAGTCGAGCAATATATTACTCGACCAGAACATGGAGCCACGAGTCTCAGATTTCGGGCTCGCAACATTGATGGAACCAGACAAGACTCATGTTTCAACACTTGTTGCAGGGACCTTCGGATATTTGGCCCCAGGTATAATGAACAAAATTGCAGTCATTCTTCTCCTCTTCTGTGAAACAGATGGATGATTAAACTCGGTGCTCGTCTGTAGAATATTTCGATACAGGAAGAGCAACAGCAAAGGGCGATGTTTACAGCTTTGGAGTTGTTTTGCTGGAGCTTTTAACAGGAAAGAAAGCAACGGATGAAGCATTTCTTGAAGAGGGAACAAAGCTTGTTACATGGGTAAGGTTACATcaacatatttcaattttagctATCCATCACTTTACAATCATTGTGCTAATATTTGAACAGGTAAAGGGAGTTGTTGAAGAAAGGAGGGAAGAATATGTAGTTGACAATAGCTTAGTTTCATGTCCTGTGGATGAGGTTAACAAAACATTCAATATAGCATTGATGTGTCTTGAAACAGATCCCTCCAAGAGGCCTACAATGGCCGAGGTTGTTAAGATGTTGGAGCAGATAAAGTCAGACAAGCTGTAACTGATTCTTAATGTTGCTCTTGGTCTAATCATCAAGATAAACTGCTGTACAGGCAACATGTTCATCATGATACTCTTTGTTTATTCAATAACCATGAAAAATGTATATGTGTGTTTACAAGTTCAGTGGAACTAAACAAAATCTGacttttattcattaaagtaggAAACTTGAGGAAACTAATTCATTGTATTTACTTGAGAATGGTAGCCAGCCCAGTGGCAACTGATGTTTTTAACGAAGGAGAAACTGGAGCATCTCcaaaaaatacatcaaaaagtGCAGAACCTACGTTTGGTGACTCAATTGTAGCATCATTACTAGTTGGCAATCCATCTGATGAGACAGCAACCTGAAACACAAAGAGAACGATAAATGGATTAAAACCATGTGAAGAATGAATGTTCAATGTCTATTTAAGTCAACACTCACAAGCATTTTGGAAGGATGGGGCCAAGTCAAAAAGATGGAAGTTCCTTTATTAAGTGGTCGTCCTTGGAAAATACCACGAAATGTGGAAAGGGCAGATTCATCAACCGGAGTTGGTGCCTTGATTCTAGGGGAGATGGCTTCATCCAAAGCATCCCAGAATGTTTTACCGTCAACATCTCTCACCAGGACAATCTGCAACGATTTCTCCATAGGATCTGCACTTAAAAAGAATGTCAACTGGCAATTCACCTCTGTTCAAGTAACATAGACTAAATATTAAAGACTCAAATAACATATCATTATTACCCTCAAAAAAGGACTTAAACAAGGGCATGTCATCTTGAATCTGAGCAGCCGACCGTCCCTTCCAGGCATCCAATTTACTTAAGATGGATGGATTGACATATAGTCCCGCTGCATAAACCTTAACACCAATGATGGCAAAAACTTTCTCCCTGTACCCTGAAATCATTAGGCAACTAAGCGATTTATAAGGAACTCCATATTAATAGCACACAAAGGAGTAATACTATGTTTGTAAGACTAGTACTTATTCACAGATATTGTAGCAACTGACCTGTTCCAAGCAAAGACAATGAGGTTGAGCAATCAGGCACACTTAAGGATGTCCGAAATTTCACTTTGGTTGCGGGTTCCTCAGTGTAATCTGCAGTTCCTACTGTTTGCACATTGATAAAATGAGAgaccttattttgaaataatatatgttatcaTATATTCTAGAGTTACATGGAGAAACCAGTCATTGTAGTTTATCTAACAAGCATATcaacaaattacaaaattagaTATACAAAGTAATAATTCATATACAGCCACTGTAGCATCGTGCTCATCATATATGCCCTCCATTCCATTTATGCCTGTTATATTCAATATCACTTGTGTTTGGATGCAAATTCCAATTCCATATTAACCATGCAATTACATCTTAACCCATAATCAGTCCATTTTAGCCATCTGCATGTTTGGATGCAAATTTCTACTCCATTTTGTCTCAAtcagaaaattgaaaactttcaCACTCagtaaacataaaaataacaacaaacaACATGCAGCTATAATTAAAAGGGGGGAAAACAGATATTGAGAAATTACCTGAAGAAGCTTTCAAAGTGAAATGGGTTTGAGTTAATTTGTTCTTCTGAGGGGAGAAATGAGTTGACAGAGACAAAGAATGAACTTTGTGAAATCCAAGAAGTGGGTGTGAAAGTTTTCCTGGAAAATTATTTCTGGGATTGGGTTTAGAAGGTAATGGTGAAGTGGTGCACATTGGTGTGGAAATGGATCCCAATCCAACCATTTTctgaacttttaattttattttgcaagcTGAAATCTGTAGTTTCAGGACGATGAGAAAAAGGGAGAATGTTGAAGGGAACTGAAGTCTATGGTTGTTTGTCTTTAGGcttttacttgtttacttaacTAAAACTGGATCCGATCAATTATCAACTCTAAGCTTGAATCTTAACATGAATAGAAGATTatttactaaataaaattaaccttAGATTGAAAGCAGATTGTtaacaagttaaaaaaaaagggtaaaatttggtctttatctttaatttactcaaagaaaaaattacaataatgaAAACTCCAcctaaggaaaaaaaattcaaatgaaaattgCATTTAAGAAGGAAcgaattagaattaaaaaaaccaTGAAAGCAGTAGGCCCTCACAATTCGTCCTTTTCTTCATCCACTTTCCGCAATAGATCCTTGTTGGATTTTCTAACTTCTTTACTATAAAGGAAATCATGTTAGGACTGgaatattaaatttatctaaTATCATCACTTAAAAAAgattatatatgaattaaacTAATCTAAGCAAATTAAGATATCTTCATTCAAACAAAGTAACCCCTCCCTTATAAGGCCTCAGCTTTTCTTTGCTTTCCTCTATCAAACCACACCCAAACTGCTAATGTTCATAGTTTAGCTTTTCATTTCACAAAAAGCCATTATTTCATACCCATTTAAGTAAAGATTTCAATGGCTAAAGTTGCAGCTCTCTCTTTCAATTTCCTGCTCTTGTCCTTCATTTCAGCTACTTCAGTCTCGTTCTCAATTCACATTACAAAGTAAACAAAGTTGCTTTTTTCAACTTCCACAGTTCCACTCCTCTCTACTTTCTTTGCACAGTTTTCATGAATGCAGTTGAATTCTATCTGggtttttactattttaacaaattgaaaaaaagctTGAACCTTTATACCTTTTACGATTTCAGAGGCTCTGGTCCTGTCATAACTGACCCTATGTCCAATCACAGTACCAGTGAAAAGATAAATCATAAGCCAATGAATACGATTCAGTCAGTTCATcttttttagattaaataagTATTAGATATAGTAAAAACAGAATACAAAACTTGAAGGTCACTTAAGGGTTTAGTGGATTTCCATGTGGATACGTTAAATGTTCTAAAATCTAAGGTGTTTTGATGTGTGTGCAACTGCTGATTCAAGCAACTGTATGAATATGGTTAATTCCTTTGGGAAAAGGAATCTTGCagctttaaattattaattaattataacattttaatttttttttaagtaccTGAAATATTGGAATGTAACTTGTGGGGTTTGACCTGCTCCTTCCATGT
The nucleotide sequence above comes from Gossypium raimondii isolate GPD5lz chromosome 13, ASM2569854v1, whole genome shotgun sequence. Encoded proteins:
- the LOC105782821 gene encoding fatty-acid-binding protein 3, chloroplastic isoform X1: MVGLGSISTPMCTTSPLPSKPNPRNNFPGKLSHPLLGFHKVHSLSLSTHFSPQKNKLTQTHFTLKASSVGTADYTEEPATKVKFRTSLSVPDCSTSLSLLGTGYREKVFAIIGVKVYAAGLYVNPSILSKLDAWKGRSAAQIQDDMPLFKSFFEDPMEKSLQIVLVRDVDGKTFWDALDEAISPRIKAPTPVDESALSTFRGIFQGRPLNKGTSIFLTWPHPSKMLVAVSSDGLPTSNDATIESPNVGSALFDVFFGDAPVSPSLKTSVATGLATILK
- the LOC105782821 gene encoding fatty-acid-binding protein 3, chloroplastic isoform X2, with the translated sequence MVGLGSISTPMCTTSPLPSKPNPRNNFPGKLSHPLLGFHKVHSLSLSTHFSPQKNKLTQTHFTLKASSGTADYTEEPATKVKFRTSLSVPDCSTSLSLLGTGYREKVFAIIGVKVYAAGLYVNPSILSKLDAWKGRSAAQIQDDMPLFKSFFEDPMEKSLQIVLVRDVDGKTFWDALDEAISPRIKAPTPVDESALSTFRGIFQGRPLNKGTSIFLTWPHPSKMLVAVSSDGLPTSNDATIESPNVGSALFDVFFGDAPVSPSLKTSVATGLATILK
- the LOC105782819 gene encoding mechanosensitive ion channel protein 6, encoding MAVDSSDRKEFILKIDDRSHDGSISTPSGGATAGDGGKIWGEPSYDFWKDGEKININWKKENANSNDAGSSGGVSNKESEDFEFMQSEQVPMDDPPSKLIGQFLHKQKASGEISLDMDLEMDELQQKQTHDGILLPTVAETPSPSAAALSRVSFENSPVRRRQSKGPASTGKEETDGVVKCSSNSSFKRSEGGSTQRKSSLLANKTKSRLMDPPTSERGEPKSGKTGVGKSGQVMRSGILGKSMEEEEDDSLLDEDLPDEYKIDKLSFLVLLQWLSLILIIAALVCSLTIPYLRKKRLWDLMLWTWEVLVLVLICGRLVSGWIIRIIVFFIERNFLLRKRVLYFVYGVRKAVQNCLWLGLVLIAWHYLFGKKVQRETKSDVLRFVTKIMICLVVGVMLWLVKTLLVKVLASSFHVSTYFDRIQESLFNQYVIETLSGPPLVEIRRAEEEEERLANEVANLQKAGAKIPPGLKTSTLSSPQYKRPIGSGPIQKSPRAKSPMISRVLSVEKGEKDDKGITIEHLHKLNPKNVSAWNMKRLMNIIRHGALSTLDEQIQDSTQEDESATQIRSEYEAKVAARKIFQNVAKPGSKYIYLEDIERFLPEDEALKTMSLFEGASESRRISKKALKNWVVNAFRERRALAFTLNDTKTAVNRLHRMVDILVGIIIVVIWLLILEIASSKVLVFISSQLLLVAFVFGNTCKTVFEAIIFLFVMHPFDVGDRCEIDGVQMVVEEMNILTTVFLRYDNQKVIIPNSVLATKAIHNYHRSPDMGDAVEFCIHVKTPAEKIGLMKQRIMSYIEHKSDHWYPDPMIIFKELEELNRVRIAIWLTHRMNHQDMGERFTRRALLIEEMVKIFNDLDIEYRLYPININVCSVPPTASDRLPPKWTGPAS
- the LOC105782820 gene encoding receptor-like serine/threonine-protein kinase At1g78530; amino-acid sequence: MANDLGLAFYITIGSIAFIISKIILTVLLYKRWKRKNMIYEDGFSRGKMVMFRSPLLQSLTSDVFLKKTLKLSNKDIIGAGGYGTVYRLTINETMAFAVKKLNRGPPDRDTGFERELEAMGDIKHRNIVNLLGYCTTPYYNLLLYELMPNGSLDAFLHGKARESKILDWPTRYKIAVGAARGVAYLHHDCIPHIIHRDIKSSNILLDQNMEPRVSDFGLATLMEPDKTHVSTLVAGTFGYLAPEYFDTGRATAKGDVYSFGVVLLELLTGKKATDEAFLEEGTKLVTWVKGVVEERREEYVVDNSLVSCPVDEVNKTFNIALMCLETDPSKRPTMAEVVKMLEQIKSDKL